The window AACGTTGCCATAAACCCCTTCAGATTCAAGGATGCCGTTTCTTTACTTTGGTTCTTTATGGTAATATTGGAAAAAAGCAGCATAACGCTTATTATTACCCAGACTGTGGTGCAGAGCTTGGGCATAAAATCTCCTCCCTGCCCCATAGCCGCCCCGACTGAAATTTCCTGCGAAGCCAGCCACAGAACAACTCCGAATATCACCAGAACAACGCTGACAACAATCTCAGACAACTTT of the Lacrimispora indolis DSM 755 genome contains:
- a CDS encoding tripartite tricarboxylate transporter TctB family protein; its protein translation is MENKKLSEIVVSVVLVIFGVVLWLASQEISVGAAMGQGGDFMPKLCTTVWVIISVMLLFSNITIKNQSKETASLNLKGFMATFFLLFLYMLLLKPIGFVLTSMVYMFFQMLLFVPAEYRTRKNYGLFAIISVIVPIAVNALFVNVFYLILPSGIL